One part of the Malus sylvestris chromosome 2, drMalSylv7.2, whole genome shotgun sequence genome encodes these proteins:
- the LOC126608989 gene encoding disease resistance protein RPV1-like, with product MAIQLASSSALPPSWTYDVFLSFRGEDTRFTFTDHLYEALNRNGIDTFIDRHLKRGEEISPAFLKAIEESRISINVISKNYASSRWCLDELVHILECRRSRQQIVWPVFYKVDPSHVRNQTSSFGDAFTGLECKYKDEEKILLWRRALREAANLSGYTVKEEEYEATFIDKIVTEILVKLKDGKVRNKSIDRWQAILNSYDSYDGEPYRGIQKILRKSYDTSDYALQQVFLDMSYSDIRQLKGLKNLANLTYMNLRGCKFLEKIPDLSGSPNMEYLDLHGCTNLVEVHASIGFLDKLVTLNLMGCSRLTMFAPRLRLRSLKRLYLHGCTRFESFPEIEDEMESLIHLDIQKSGIRELPSSIAYLTGLAQLLAMECENLIGISLHHLYGLQHLFGVYFNECPKLVTFGKKKTKFVEVSSSSTESQLLSNDLETSHDNCSTFALPNLCYLYLEGCNLSESDFLVPLDCWSTLTWLDLSRNNFVSLPDCINKFVNLERLNLSGCKRLRETPQALPPKLFELYLDDCTSLEKISKLPPELHVLHLINCFRLCGHGVSKLENSLLNEGSLRRSKLEVIYPGNEVPKWFNYNSNHPTTIQRIPAEYDWRRKDFIGGISFPAPLKYEGRGENFVGTSSFKIPLNLQVGDTLLGLVLSTVFVLV from the exons ATGGCCATTCAACTTGCCTCTTCTTCTGCCTTGCCTCCTTCATGGACATATGATGtatttttgagttttagagGTGAGGATACACGCTTTACTTTTACAGATCATTTATACGAG GCCTTGAACCGTAATGGAATCGACACCTTCATTGATCGCCATCTTAAAAGAGGAGAAGAAATATCACCGGCTTTTCTAAAAGCAATTGAAGAGTCAAGAATTTCAATCAATGTAATCTCTAAAAACTATGCATCGTCAAGATGGTGCTTGGATGAGCTCGTACATATACTTGAATGTAGAAGGTCAAGGCAGCAAATAGTTTGGCCAGTTTTCTACAAGGTGGATCCGTCCCATGTAAGAAATCAAACGAGCAGTTTCGGAGACGCATTTACAGGACTTGAGTGCAAATACAAGGACGAGGAGAAGATCCTCTTATGGAGGAGAGCTCTTAGAGAAGCAGCAAATTTATCAGGTTATACTGTCAAAGAGGAAGA GTATGAAGCTACATTTATCGATAAGATTGTTACGGAGATCTTAGTCAAA TTAAAGGACGGAAAA GTTCGTAATAAAAGTATAGATCGTTGGCAAGCTATATTAAATAGTTACGATTCTTATGATGGAGAACCTTATAGAGGTATTCAAAAAATACTTCGAAAAAGTTATGATACCTCGGATTATGCCCTGCAACAAGTTTTTCTAG ATATGTCATACAGTGACATCAGACAATTGAAGGGACTTAag AATTTGGCAAATCTTACATATATGAATTTACGCGGGTGCAAATTtctggaaaaaattcccgacTTATCCGGAAGTCCAAACATGGAGTATTTGGATCTTCATGGCTGCACAAATTTGGTTGAGGTTCATGCTTCTATTGGATTCCTTGATAAACTTGTTACATTAAATCTTATGGGATGCTCAAGGCTTACGATGTTTGCACCAAGACTTAGATTGAGATCCCTTAAAAGGCTTTATCTTCATGGTTGCACAAGGTTCGAGAGTTTTCCAGAAATAGAGGATGAGATGGAATCTCTAATTCATTTGGATATACAAAAAAGTGGCATAAGAGAATTGCCTTCATCAATTGCATATCTTACTGGGCTTGCCCAATTGTTAGCAATGGAATGTGAGAACCTTATAGGTATATCATTACATCATCTTTATGGGTTGCAACATCTCTTTGGGGTTTATTTCAATGAATGCCCAAAACTGGTGACATttgggaagaagaagacgaagttTGTTGAAGTTTCATCCAGCAGTACCGAATCTCAACTGCTTTCAAATGACTTAGAGACTTCACATGACAACTGTAGCACATTTGCTCTTCCCAACCTATGTTATCTTTATCTTGAAGGATGCAATTTATCAGAAAGTGATTTCCTTGTGCCTCTTGATTGCTGGTCCACATTAACATGGCTTGATCTGTCGAGAAATAATTTTGTTAGTCTTCCGGATTGCATTAACAAATTTGTCAACTTGGAAAGACTTAATTTGAGTGGTTGCAAGAGGCTTCGGGAAACTCCACAAGCCCTTCCACCAAAACTATTCGAGTTATATCTGGATGATTGCACATCATTGGAGAAAATTTCAAAACTGCCCCCGGAGCTTCATGTTCTGCACCTAATAAATTGCTTTAGACTATGTGGCCATGGGGTGTCAAAGTTGGAAAATAGTTTGTTGAATGAG GGATCTCTTCGGCGATCTAAATTGGAAGTTATTTATCCAGGCAATGAAGTTCCAAAGTGGTTCAACTATAACTCTAACCATCCCACAACCATTCAACGTATACCGGCTGAATATGACTGGAGGAGAAAAGACTTTATTGGAGGCATTAGTTTTCCAGCTCCTTTAAAATATGAAGGGAGGGGAGAAAACTTTGTTGGAACTAGTAGTTTTAAAATTCCTCTAAATTTACAAGTGGGGGATACATTATTAGGATTGGTTCTATCTACTGTTTTTGTGTTAGTGTAA